One Carcharodon carcharias isolate sCarCar2 chromosome 1, sCarCar2.pri, whole genome shotgun sequence DNA window includes the following coding sequences:
- the smim18 gene encoding small integral membrane protein 18, which produces MAACNFSQTWYLINNPTSIYQDIEFQVQQMQLFHDSWKIAFFLVLLLFVLTIVSLVLLAFLHELLPCCVCAKNRSVEGLENEHHDARTVLSAMRRHKVEMV; this is translated from the coding sequence ATGGCTGCATGTAACTTTAGTCAAACTTGGTACTTGATCAACAATCCTACATCTATCTATCAAGACATTGAATTTCAAGTTCAGCAGATGCAGCTGTTTCACGATAGCTGGAAGATTGCTTTCTTTCTCGTTTTACTGCTATTTGTTCTCACCATAGTTAGTCTGGTTTTATTAGCATTTCTCCATGAGTTGCTTCCTTGCTGTGTTTGTGCAAAGAACAGAAGTGTAGAAGGCCTGGAAAATGAACATCATGATGCAAGAACTGTGTTGAGTGCCATGAGAAGACATAAAGTTGAAATGGTATAG